The segment CCCGTCTTCGTCGGCCATTCGGAAGCGATCAACATCGAGTTCGAGAAGGAGCTGTCGGCCGAGGACGCGCAGAAGATCCTGCGCGAGGCGCCGGGCGTGATGCTCGTCGACAAGCGCGAGGACGGCGGTTACGTCACCCCGGTCGAGTGCGTCGGCGAGTTCGCGACCTATGTCAGCCGCGTCCGCGAGGACCCGACCGTCGAGAATGGCCTCGTCCTGTGGTGCGTCTCGGACAACCTCCGCAAGGGCGCCGCGCTCAACGCCGTCCAGATCGCCGAGCTGCTCGGCCGTCGCCACCTCAAGAAGGCTTGAGTCCCTCCTCCTTCCCGTCATTCCAGCGAAAGCTGGAATCTCCCTGTCTTGTCCATAGAATGGAAGGGAGATCCCGGCTTTCGCCGGGATGACGGGAGAGAGCGATGGTGGAGACCATGACCGGCGGCTGCCAGTGCGGCCGCATCCGCTATGCGGCCGGGGTCGCATCGGACGAGGCCTATCTCTGCCATTGCCGGATGTGCCAGCGCGCCACCGGCGGGGTTTCGATCGCCTTCGTCAACCTCAAGAAGAGCGCCGTGCGCTGGGCGCGCGAGCCCGATTATTACGCCAGCTCGCCGATCGCGCGGCGGCCCTTCTGCTCGGCCTGCGGGACGCCGCTCGGCTTCGAATATCCCGACGGCGACAATATCGACCTGACGGTCGGCAGCTTCGACGATCCGTCGCGCTTCCGCCCCGCGCATCATTTCGGCGCGGAGAGCCTGCACGAGGCCTGGATCGACACGCGCGAGCTGCCGCGCTACCGGACCGACGAGCACAAGCCGCTCGTCGATCGCTGGATGAAGACCGTTGGCAAACTTCCCGACTGAGACCGCCCTCCACCATTTCGACGGCGCCGACGGCGCGCGCATGGCTTGGCACGGCATGGGGCCCGAGGATGGGCGGCCCGTCATCCTGATCCACGGGCTGTTCTCCAACGCCTTCACCAACTGGGTGCGCTACGGCCATGCCGCCAAGCTCGCCGCCAAGGGCCGGCGGGTGATCATGCCCGACCTGCGCGCGCACGGCGACAGCGCCAAGCCGCACGATCCGTCAGGCTACAGCGAAGACATATTGGCCGACGACAATCTCGCGCTGATCGAGCAGCTCGGCCTGGCTCCCGGCGGCTACGACCTGGGCGGCTATTCGCTGGGCGGGCGGACGACCGCGCGGATGCTGGTGCGCGGCGCGAAGCCGGGCAAGGCGCTGCTCGCCGGCATGGGCCTCGAAGGGCTGCTCGACCTGGGCGGCCGCGTCGCCTTCTTCCGCAAGGTGCTCGAAGGCGTCGGCACCCACCCCAAATTCTCGCCCGAATGGATGGCGGAGGGTTTCCTGAAGACGACCGGCGGCGACGCCCGGGCGCTGCTCCTGCTGCTCGACAATTTCCCGAAGATCGCGCGCGCCTCGCTCGCCGACCTCGCCATGCCGATCCTGGTGCTGACCGGGTCGGAGGACAACGACAACGGCTCCGCCCGCGCGCTCGCCGCGGCGCTGCCCAACGCCGGCTTCGTCGAGGTGCCGGGCAACCATATGAGCGCGGTGACCCTGCCCCAGCTCGGCGACGCGATCGCCGACTGGTTCTGAGGCCATCCATCATGAGCGTCCCACTGCGCTAATACACGGGCTTGACGGCCCTCGGTGGCGTGATGACAGTGCTGTCAGCACAAAAGATACCGAGGAACCATCCCCATGAAACTCTCGATCAAGGCGGCGACGTCCGCGCTGGCGCTCGCCGCGCTGCTCGCCACCGCCCCGGCCCTCGCCGAGGAACAGCAGCCCGTCGCCGCCACGGCCGCCAACGCGTCGGCCGCCGCGCCCACGACCGCCGAGGCCGACGCCTTCGTCGCCGATGCGGAGAAGCAGCTCGCCGATCTCGGCATCTACGGCGCGCAGGTGGCGTGGATCAACGCGACCTACATCACCGACGACACCGACGCGGTGAACGCCCGCGTCGGCGCCGAGTTCACCGAGATGCAGGTCCGCTATGCCAGCGGAGCGGCGCGCTTCGACGGGCTGAAGGGGTTGAGCTACGACACCCGCCGCAAGCTCGACATCCTCAAGCAGAGCATCGTCCTGCCCGCCCCCGCCACGCCGGGCGCCGCCAAGGAGCTCAACGACCTCGCGACCCGGCTCCAGTCGGCCTATGGCAAGGGCAAGGGGACGCTGCGCGGCGAGGAGATCAACGGTTCCGACATCGAGGCGGCGATGGGCACCAACCGCAACCCCGCCGAGCTGAAGGAGATGTGGGTCAGCTGGCACGACAATGTCGGCAGGCCGATGCGCGGCGACTATGCCAAGCTGGTCGAGATCGCCAACAAGGGCGCGGTCGACCTCGGCTACAAGGATCTCGGCGCGATGTGGCGCGCGGGCTACGACATGCCCGCCGACGATTTCGCGAAGATGATGGACCGGCTGTGGACCCAGGTGAAGCCGCTCTACGACGCGCTCCACTGCTACACCCGCACGAAGCTCAACGAGAAATATGGCGACGCCGTCCAGGCGAAGACCGGCCCGATCCGCGCCGACCTGCTCGGCAATATGTGGGCACAGGAATGGGGCAATATCTACGACATCGTCGCGCCGAAGGGCGCGGGCGACCTGGGCTTCGACATCGGCGACCTGCTCGTCGCCAAGCAGTACGACCCGGTCAAGATGGTCAAGGCGGGCGAGGGCTTCTACACCTCGCTCGGCTTCGACAAGCTGCCCGACAGCTTCTGGACCCGCTCGCAGATCACCAAGCCGCGCGACCGCGAGGTGGTGTGCCACGCCTCCGCCTGGGACATCGACAATGTCGACGACCTGCGGATCAAGATGTGCACCAAGGTGAACTCGGACGACTTCGTCACGATCCACCACGAGCTGGGCCATAATTTCTACCAGCGCGCCTACAACAAACAGCCCTATCTCTACCTCAACGGCGCCAATGACGGCTTCCACGAGGCGATCGGCGACTTCATCGCGCTGTCGGTGACTCCCGACTATCTGGTGCGGATCGGCCTGCTCGACCCAGCGAAGGTGCCGAGCGCGGACAAGGACATCGGGCTGCTGCTGCGCCAGGCGATGGACAAGGTCGCCTTCCTGCCCTTCGGCCTGCTGATGGACAAATGGCGCTGGGGCGTGTTCAGCGGCCAGATCAGCCCGGCCAGCTACAACAAGGCATGGACCGACCTGCGCCTGCAATATCAGGGCATCGTCCCGCCCGAGGCGCGCGACGAGGGCGATTTCGATCCGGGCGCCAAATACCACATCCCCGGCAACACGCCCTATGCGCGCTACTTCCTCGCCCGCATCCTCCAGTTCCAGTTCTACAAGGCGGCGTGCGAGCAGGCCGGCTGGAAGGGGCCGCTCCACCGCTGCTCCTTCTACGGCAACAAGGAGGTCGGGGCGAAGCTCGACGCGATGCTGAAGATGGGCGCGTCCAAGCCCTGGCCCGACGCGCTGCAGGCCTTCACCGGCAGCCGCGAGATCGACGGCTCGGCGATGATCGCCTATTTCAAGCCGCTGATGACCTGGCTCGAAAAGCAGAACAAGGGCCAGCGCTGCGGCTGGTGAGTCGAAGCATGGGGATGGCTGCGAATCGATTCGCCGTCATCCCCGGCTCCGGCCGAATCGGCGCAGTAATGAACATGATTGACAATAAGCCGGAACGGCTTTCGCGCCGCGATCATCGACGAAAGGCGCATCAATAGTATCCAAAATGGAGCCAGTGCCCGAAAACGGCACGGCTCGACCCTTTTGACTATTGCTTTTTACCACGTCGCATCGCAGTGGCCCGGCCCTATCATAACGGGATCGACCGGTCGGCGGGCGCAAGAGGGCCTCCGCCGCCCTTCGCGTTCGGGGGACCATGGCCGCAGCGGTGATCATCATCATCATTGCGCTGATCTTCAGCGCCGCGATGCTGACGGGGGTGATGCTGATCGCCTGGCGCAGCTTCGGCCGGCCGCGCCATGCCCTGCTGTGGGCGGCGGCCTTCGCGGTGGCGACGGTCGAATGGATCGCCAACCTCGCCTTCCGGATCGCCCAGGCCGAGGACAATGGCGCGTTCTACGCGGCGATCGCCGGGCTGAGCTGCCTGTCCAACGCGCTGATCGCGGCGGGCTTCGTCCAGCGCAGCCGGCCGCAGGCGGGGCCGGCGCCCTTCCTGATCGCCGCCGCCGGCGCCGCGCTGCTGATCGCGGGCGCCGCGATCGTCGTCCCGCATGACGGGGTGCGCGACGCGACCGGGCTGCTGTTCGGCGGGGCGATGATGGCGATCAGCGCCGCGCATGTCGGCCGCGGCTTCCGCACCGCATCGCTGCCCGAACGATCGGTCACGCTGATGTTGATGCTGTTCGCGCTGCTCGACGGAGCGATGGCGGTCATCGCGCTGCGCCAGGGCATCGTCGGACAGGGCGAGGCGTTCGCGCTGTTCCGCACCATCCTCCTGCTGCTCTATCCGCCGGCCTTCATCGGCGTCGGGCTATTCTCGGTCTTCCTCGTCGCAGCGGACCTGGCGGAGACGATGCGGACGCTGGCGACGTCGGACATGCTGACCGGCGTCTACAACCGGCGCGGCTTCGAGGACGCCGCCGAGCGCGCGATCCGCAACGCCCATCGCCAGCGCCAGCCGCTGTCGGTGGTGGTTGCCGACATCGACGGCTTCAAGGCGATCAACGACCGCTACGGCCACGGCGTCGGCGATCGCGCGCTGCGCCACTTCGCCAGCCGGATCGAGCGGCTCGTCCGGCGCGGCGACCTGATCGGCCGGATCGGCGGCGAGGAATTCGCGCTGCTCCTCGTCAACACCCGCCCGCAAGACGCCGTCGAGGTGGTCGAGCGCATCCGCCGCGACATCGCCGCGATGCCGGTCAGCGGCCCCGACCGCGTCGTCATGACCGCCAGCTTCGGCCTCACCGGGCTCCGGCCCGGCGACATCTCGCTCGCCTCGCTCCTCGCCCGCGCCGACCGCGCGCTCTATCGCTCGAAGCTCGACGGCCGCGACCGGGTGACGAGCGCCGAGGAATTGGAAGAGGCGTAACCCCGTCCCCTTTTCGTCATCCCGGCGAAAGCCGGGATCTCACTTCTCTTCGTCCTTTCTTCCCCGAAAGCGCTGAAAGGCAGGGAGATCCCGGCTTTCGCCGGGATGACGGAGGGATGGACGGAATGACGATCAAAGGCGAGGAACCTACCGAAACGGCGGCTCGTCGAAGGCGCGCAGCTTGCGGCTGTGGAGGCGGGCGCCCTCGCCGCGGAGCTGGTCGACCGCGGCGATGCCGATCTGGAGATGCTCGGCGATCGCCCGCTCGTAGAAGCGGTTGGCCTGGCCGGGCAGCTTGATCTCGCCGTGGATCGGCTTGTCCGACACGCATAGCAACGTGCCGTAGGGGACGCGGAAGCGATAGCCCTGCGCGGCCAGCGTCGCCGACTCCATGTCGATCGCGACCGCGCGACTCTGGCTGAAGCGCAGCGCCGAGGCGGTGTAGCGCAGCTCCCAGTTGCGGTCGTCGGAGGTGACGACGGTGCCGGTGCGCATCCGGAGCTTGAGCTGCTCCATGCTCTGGCCCGAGACGATCTCGGCGGCGCGGGTCAGCGCCTGCTGCACCTCGGCGATCGCCGGAATCGGGATTTCGGGCGGCAGCACGCTGTCGAGGACATGGTCGTCGCGCAGATAGGCGTGGGCCAGCACATAGTCGCCGATCCGCTGGCTCGGGCGCAGCCCGCCGCAATGGCCGATCATCAGCCAGGCCGCCGGCCGCATCACCGCGAGATGGTCGGTGATCGTCTTGGCGTTGGACGGGCCGACGCCGATATTGACCAGGGTGATGCCCGACCGGTCGGGCGCGACCAGGTGATAGGCGGGCATCTGGTGCTTGCGCCACGCGCTGTCGGCGATCGCCTGGCGCGGATCGGGATCGCCGCGCCGTATCTCGACCCCGCCGGCGCCGCTCAGCATCGTGTAGCGGCCATCCTTGTCGAGCTGGTCGATCGCCCAATGGACGAACTCGTCGACATAGCGGTGATAGTTGGTGAACAGGATATAGTCCTGAACATGGCCGGGCGGGGTGCCGGTGTAGTGGCGCAGCCGGGCGAGGCTGAAGTCGACCCTCGGCGCGTCGAACAGCGCCAGCGGCCGGGGGGCGCCGTCGGCCTGCATCCACAGCCCGTCGGCCAGTTCGTCGCCGATCTGCGACAATATCGTCGAGGGGAAGATGCGCGACAGCTCGACCGGCGAAGCGCCGGTCAGGTCGAGATCGTCGCCCGCGTCGAGCACGTAATTATAGGGGATCTCGGTGGTGCCGACGCCGGCCTCCACCCGCACGCCGTAATCCGCGATCAGCAGGTCGATCTGCTGGGCGAGATAGGGCGCGAACAAGGCGGGCTGGGTGACCGCGATCGCATAGTCGCCGGGCTGCTGGAGCCGGCCGAAGGAGCGGCCGAGCGGCCCCGGATCGCGGCCGCCCTCATAGCGCAGCCGGATCTCGGGATAGGCGAAGGCGCCGTCGCGGCGCATCGCCGGATCGGGCCGTTCGCCGGTCCGGATATAATGGGTCAGCGCGGCGCGCAGCCGCGCGACCGACTCGCGGTAGAGCGTATCGAGCTGCTCGACCAGTTGCAGGCTTTGCGTGGACGGCAATCTGTTCTCCTTGTTGTCTTGTGCCAGATATGGATGACAATGATGTTAGAGCTGGCCGAGCAGATGCTCCGCGCTGCTCACCTTATATTCGCGGGGCTCCTCGACGTTGAGGCGGGTGACGACGCCGTCCTCGACGAGCATCGAGAAACGCTGGCCGCGCACCCCCATGCCGGCGCCGCGCGCGTCCATCTCCAGCCCCAGCGCCCGGACGAAGTCGCCATTGCCGTCGGCGAGCATGCTG is part of the Rhizorhabdus wittichii RW1 genome and harbors:
- a CDS encoding diguanylate cyclase (TIGRFAM: diguanylate cyclase~PFAM: GGDEF domain containing protein), with the protein product MAAAVIIIIIALIFSAAMLTGVMLIAWRSFGRPRHALLWAAAFAVATVEWIANLAFRIAQAEDNGAFYAAIAGLSCLSNALIAAGFVQRSRPQAGPAPFLIAAAGAALLIAGAAIVVPHDGVRDATGLLFGGAMMAISAAHVGRGFRTASLPERSVTLMLMLFALLDGAMAVIALRQGIVGQGEAFALFRTILLLLYPPAFIGVGLFSVFLVAADLAETMRTLATSDMLTGVYNRRGFEDAAERAIRNAHRQRQPLSVVVADIDGFKAINDRYGHGVGDRALRHFASRIERLVRRGDLIGRIGGEEFALLLVNTRPQDAVEVVERIRRDIAAMPVSGPDRVVMTASFGLTGLRPGDISLASLLARADRALYRSKLDGRDRVTSAEELEEA
- a CDS encoding Peptidyl-dipeptidase A (PFAM: peptidase M2, peptidyl-dipeptidase A): MKLSIKAATSALALAALLATAPALAEEQQPVAATAANASAAAPTTAEADAFVADAEKQLADLGIYGAQVAWINATYITDDTDAVNARVGAEFTEMQVRYASGAARFDGLKGLSYDTRRKLDILKQSIVLPAPATPGAAKELNDLATRLQSAYGKGKGTLRGEEINGSDIEAAMGTNRNPAELKEMWVSWHDNVGRPMRGDYAKLVEIANKGAVDLGYKDLGAMWRAGYDMPADDFAKMMDRLWTQVKPLYDALHCYTRTKLNEKYGDAVQAKTGPIRADLLGNMWAQEWGNIYDIVAPKGAGDLGFDIGDLLVAKQYDPVKMVKAGEGFYTSLGFDKLPDSFWTRSQITKPRDREVVCHASAWDIDNVDDLRIKMCTKVNSDDFVTIHHELGHNFYQRAYNKQPYLYLNGANDGFHEAIGDFIALSVTPDYLVRIGLLDPAKVPSADKDIGLLLRQAMDKVAFLPFGLLMDKWRWGVFSGQISPASYNKAWTDLRLQYQGIVPPEARDEGDFDPGAKYHIPGNTPYARYFLARILQFQFYKAACEQAGWKGPLHRCSFYGNKEVGAKLDAMLKMGASKPWPDALQAFTGSREIDGSAMIAYFKPLMTWLEKQNKGQRCGW
- a CDS encoding glutathione-dependent formaldehyde-activating, GFA (PFAM: glutathione-dependent formaldehyde-activating, GFA); amino-acid sequence: MVETMTGGCQCGRIRYAAGVASDEAYLCHCRMCQRATGGVSIAFVNLKKSAVRWAREPDYYASSPIARRPFCSACGTPLGFEYPDGDNIDLTVGSFDDPSRFRPAHHFGAESLHEAWIDTRELPRYRTDEHKPLVDRWMKTVGKLPD
- a CDS encoding AMP nucleosidase (TIGRFAM: AMP nucleosidase~PFAM: purine or other phosphorylase, family 1), yielding MPSTQSLQLVEQLDTLYRESVARLRAALTHYIRTGERPDPAMRRDGAFAYPEIRLRYEGGRDPGPLGRSFGRLQQPGDYAIAVTQPALFAPYLAQQIDLLIADYGVRVEAGVGTTEIPYNYVLDAGDDLDLTGASPVELSRIFPSTILSQIGDELADGLWMQADGAPRPLALFDAPRVDFSLARLRHYTGTPPGHVQDYILFTNYHRYVDEFVHWAIDQLDKDGRYTMLSGAGGVEIRRGDPDPRQAIADSAWRKHQMPAYHLVAPDRSGITLVNIGVGPSNAKTITDHLAVMRPAAWLMIGHCGGLRPSQRIGDYVLAHAYLRDDHVLDSVLPPEIPIPAIAEVQQALTRAAEIVSGQSMEQLKLRMRTGTVVTSDDRNWELRYTASALRFSQSRAVAIDMESATLAAQGYRFRVPYGTLLCVSDKPIHGEIKLPGQANRFYERAIAEHLQIGIAAVDQLRGEGARLHSRKLRAFDEPPFR
- a CDS encoding alpha/beta hydrolase fold (PFAM: alpha/beta hydrolase fold), encoding MANFPTETALHHFDGADGARMAWHGMGPEDGRPVILIHGLFSNAFTNWVRYGHAAKLAAKGRRVIMPDLRAHGDSAKPHDPSGYSEDILADDNLALIEQLGLAPGGYDLGGYSLGGRTTARMLVRGAKPGKALLAGMGLEGLLDLGGRVAFFRKVLEGVGTHPKFSPEWMAEGFLKTTGGDARALLLLLDNFPKIARASLADLAMPILVLTGSEDNDNGSARALAAALPNAGFVEVPGNHMSAVTLPQLGDAIADWF